In one Mycobacteroides chelonae genomic region, the following are encoded:
- a CDS encoding CaiB/BaiF CoA transferase family protein, with product MGDTGVKTGPLAGVKVIELGGIGPGPHAAMMLSDLGADVIRVRRPGGLAIPAEETDLFHRGKRLVNLDVKKDPEALLALVDKADVLLDPFRPGVCERIGIGPEECAKRNPRLIFARMTGWGQTGPMADRAGHDINYLSLTGALGSMGYKDRPPMPPMNLVADFGGGSMLLVQGILAALYEREKSGEGQVIDGAMVDGVSQLAQMQWTMYNNGLLFDERESGLLDGGAPFYGTYETADGKYMAVGSIEPQFFAILVQGLGLDPESVPFQLDKARYPEMRKLFDDAFKTKTRDEWTEIFIGTDACVSPVLTWGEAKQNAHLRDRGTITDVNGVTQAAPAPRFSRTPSGPIEAPPKDTTELADIGW from the coding sequence ATGGGTGACACTGGCGTCAAGACAGGCCCTCTCGCGGGCGTAAAGGTGATCGAGCTCGGCGGTATCGGCCCTGGGCCGCATGCGGCGATGATGTTGTCCGACTTGGGGGCAGACGTCATTCGGGTGCGTCGTCCCGGTGGTCTCGCCATCCCCGCCGAGGAGACGGACCTGTTTCACCGCGGTAAGCGCCTGGTCAACCTGGACGTCAAGAAGGACCCCGAGGCGCTGCTGGCGCTCGTCGACAAGGCCGATGTGTTGCTGGATCCCTTCCGGCCCGGGGTGTGCGAGCGAATCGGGATCGGACCCGAGGAATGCGCCAAGCGCAACCCGCGGCTGATCTTCGCCCGGATGACGGGCTGGGGTCAGACCGGCCCGATGGCCGACCGGGCGGGCCATGACATCAACTACCTGTCGCTGACCGGCGCGCTGGGGTCGATGGGCTACAAGGACCGCCCACCGATGCCGCCGATGAACCTCGTCGCGGATTTTGGTGGTGGCTCAATGCTTTTGGTGCAGGGCATCCTGGCCGCGCTGTATGAGCGCGAGAAGTCGGGCGAGGGGCAGGTCATCGATGGCGCGATGGTCGACGGCGTCAGCCAGTTGGCTCAGATGCAATGGACGATGTACAACAACGGACTGCTGTTCGACGAGCGCGAGTCGGGGCTGCTCGACGGCGGTGCGCCGTTCTACGGCACCTACGAGACCGCCGACGGCAAGTACATGGCGGTGGGATCCATCGAGCCACAGTTCTTCGCGATTTTGGTGCAGGGCCTGGGGCTGGACCCCGAGAGCGTTCCGTTCCAGCTCGACAAGGCGCGCTACCCCGAGATGCGCAAGCTGTTCGACGATGCGTTCAAGACCAAGACCCGCGACGAATGGACCGAGATCTTCATCGGTACCGACGCCTGCGTGTCACCGGTGCTCACCTGGGGTGAGGCCAAGCAGAATGCGCACCTTCGCGATCGCGGCACCATCACCGATGTCAACGGCGTGACCCAGGCCGCGCCGGCCCCGCGCTTCTCGCGGACGCCGAGCGGGCCCATCGAGGCGCCGCCGAAGGACACGACCGAGCTCGCCGATATCGGCTGGTGA
- a CDS encoding alpha/beta hydrolase yields the protein MTTARHAAESRLAAAVTYAGPEWMGKANWHSVAETYLFKAVGKPGLYALTRLMLAVNRRFPDALLNRRYDGLERLMGWMPGVSGTRTEPVQLPNCAAEWTWNAKNEPGPDAPVVIYFHGSAFIALGINSHRPLVSHIARDSGARALSVGYRLCPRNLVEDAVADGVDAYRYVLSQGVAPENIVLAGDSAGGFLAAMTAIAVRDEGLTPPAGCVLISAATNNDMEPKYAAAKRVGDAMFPVDFLKMINDVFLLRNGAREPGPCPADADLTGLGPFLLQVGSQEALRPDSELLAERLVAAGVPVRLQIFDRAIHVFQVFAATNPDARRAVGEITEFIKVLPGLARARQRPDTIATGLTS from the coding sequence ATGACCACTGCCCGACACGCCGCCGAATCCCGGCTGGCCGCCGCCGTCACATACGCGGGGCCGGAATGGATGGGCAAGGCCAATTGGCATTCGGTGGCCGAGACCTATCTGTTCAAGGCAGTCGGTAAGCCGGGGCTCTATGCGCTGACCCGGCTGATGCTGGCCGTCAACCGCCGGTTCCCTGACGCTCTGCTGAATCGGCGATACGACGGACTGGAACGTCTCATGGGCTGGATGCCAGGCGTGTCCGGAACCCGCACGGAGCCTGTGCAATTGCCGAACTGCGCGGCCGAATGGACGTGGAATGCTAAGAATGAACCGGGGCCGGACGCGCCGGTGGTCATTTACTTCCACGGGTCGGCGTTCATCGCGTTGGGGATCAACAGCCATCGCCCGTTGGTCAGCCATATCGCGCGTGACTCCGGTGCACGGGCGCTGAGCGTGGGTTACCGGTTGTGCCCGCGCAATCTGGTCGAAGATGCCGTCGCCGACGGTGTCGATGCGTACCGCTACGTGTTGAGTCAGGGCGTCGCTCCCGAGAACATCGTGCTCGCAGGCGATTCGGCCGGAGGCTTCCTGGCGGCCATGACCGCCATCGCGGTGCGCGATGAGGGCTTGACGCCGCCCGCGGGATGCGTGCTGATCTCGGCGGCGACCAACAACGACATGGAGCCGAAGTATGCTGCCGCCAAGCGCGTCGGCGATGCCATGTTCCCCGTCGACTTCTTGAAGATGATCAACGACGTGTTCCTGTTGCGCAACGGCGCACGCGAGCCGGGGCCATGCCCGGCGGATGCCGACCTGACCGGACTGGGGCCGTTCCTGCTGCAGGTCGGCTCGCAGGAAGCGTTGCGACCGGACTCCGAGCTGTTGGCGGAACGTCTTGTCGCCGCCGGAGTTCCGGTGCGGTTGCAGATTTTCGACCGCGCCATTCACGTGTTCCAGGTGTTCGCGGCGACCAACCCGGACGCCCGGCGGGCGGTGGGAGAGATCACCGAGTTCATCAAGGTCCTGCCGGGGCTGGCCAGGGCGCGGCAGCGTCCCGACACGATCGCGACGGGACTAACCTCCTAG
- a CDS encoding pyridoxal phosphate-dependent aminotransferase: MNPKTVKRLRPFGATIFAEMSALAVQHDAINLGQGFPDEDGPASMLDAAQQAIRSGLNQYPPGLGVPELRRAIAADRLARYGEELDPDTQVLVTVGATEAIAGAVLGLVEPGSEVILIEPYYDSYAAVVAMAGAVRVPVPLVPDGAGFALDTDTLAAAITPRTAALIINSPHNPTGKVFTDSELARVAELAVEHDLLVISDEVYERLLFDGRTQTPMAGLPGMADRTVTISSAAKTFNCTGWKIGWACGTPELITGVRAAKQFLSYVGGAPFQPAVAVALDTEQAWVKNLRESLQRRRDRLAEALTGLGFEVHSSHGGYFVCADPRPLGFSDSAELCRRLPETVGVAAVPVSAFCDPNTDTADQWNHLVRFTFAKRDAVIDEAISRLARLGG; the protein is encoded by the coding sequence GTGAACCCGAAGACCGTCAAACGATTGCGCCCCTTCGGCGCAACGATCTTCGCCGAGATGTCGGCCCTCGCCGTCCAACACGACGCAATCAATCTGGGCCAGGGTTTCCCCGACGAAGACGGGCCCGCGTCCATGCTGGACGCGGCACAGCAGGCCATCCGTTCGGGCCTCAATCAGTACCCGCCCGGGTTGGGCGTTCCCGAACTGCGCCGGGCCATCGCCGCCGACCGACTCGCCCGCTATGGCGAGGAACTCGATCCGGATACGCAAGTGCTGGTCACCGTCGGCGCCACCGAAGCAATCGCGGGCGCGGTCCTCGGCCTCGTCGAACCCGGCTCCGAGGTCATTTTGATCGAGCCCTACTACGACTCGTATGCCGCCGTGGTGGCCATGGCGGGCGCCGTTCGCGTCCCGGTGCCACTCGTTCCCGACGGAGCGGGCTTCGCATTAGACACCGACACGCTCGCGGCCGCCATCACACCCCGGACCGCGGCACTGATCATCAACTCCCCGCACAATCCAACGGGCAAGGTGTTCACCGACTCCGAATTGGCACGGGTCGCTGAGCTGGCGGTCGAACACGATCTGCTGGTCATCTCCGACGAGGTGTACGAGCGATTGCTCTTCGACGGGCGCACCCAGACACCCATGGCCGGCCTGCCCGGGATGGCCGATCGCACCGTGACGATCTCCAGCGCCGCCAAGACGTTCAACTGCACCGGCTGGAAGATCGGCTGGGCTTGTGGCACACCAGAGTTGATCACGGGCGTGCGCGCCGCCAAGCAGTTCCTTTCCTACGTCGGCGGTGCACCGTTTCAGCCGGCCGTAGCGGTAGCCCTCGACACCGAACAGGCCTGGGTAAAGAATCTACGAGAGTCCTTGCAGCGCAGGCGCGATCGTCTCGCTGAGGCGCTCACCGGCCTGGGCTTCGAGGTGCACAGCAGCCACGGCGGGTACTTCGTCTGCGCAGATCCACGCCCCCTGGGATTCAGCGACAGCGCAGAACTTTGTCGGCGCCTACCGGAAACCGTCGGCGTAGCGGCGGTTCCGGTAAGCGCCTTTTGCGACCCCAACACCGACACGGCCGATCAATGGAATCACCTGGTGCGGTTCACCTTCGCCAAACGTGATGCGGTGATCGACGAGGCAATATCCCGCCTGGCGCGGCTAGGAGGTTAG
- a CDS encoding acetyl-CoA C-acetyltransferase, with amino-acid sequence MTEAFIYEAIRTPRGKQRGGALNEVKPLNLVVGLIDEIRRRFPDLDENLISDVVLGVVAPVGDQGGDIARTAVLAAGLPDTVGGVQLNRFCASGLEAVNVAAQKVRSGWDDLVLAGGVESMSRVPMGSDGGAWASDPATNYDVSFVPQGIGADLIATIEGFTRDDVDAYAARSQDRAAAAWSGGYFAKSVVPVKDQNGLLILDHDEHMRPGTTAADLGKLKPAFEGLAALGGFDDVARIKYHYVEKINHVHTGGNSSGIVDGAALVLVGSEEAGKSQGLTPRARVVATATTGSEPLIMLTGPTPATQKVLDRAGLTVDDIDLFELNEAFASVVLKFQKDLNIPDEKLNVNGGAIAMGHPLGATGAMITGTMVDELERRGLKRALITLCVGGGMGVATIIERV; translated from the coding sequence ATGACTGAAGCATTCATCTACGAGGCCATCCGCACGCCTCGCGGCAAGCAGCGCGGCGGCGCCCTCAACGAGGTCAAGCCGCTGAACCTGGTGGTCGGCCTGATCGACGAGATCCGTCGCCGTTTCCCCGACCTGGACGAGAACCTGATCAGCGACGTCGTGCTCGGTGTCGTTGCCCCCGTGGGCGATCAGGGTGGCGACATCGCCCGCACCGCGGTGCTGGCCGCTGGCCTGCCCGATACCGTCGGTGGCGTTCAGCTCAACCGTTTCTGTGCTTCCGGTCTGGAAGCAGTCAACGTCGCCGCACAGAAGGTCCGTTCCGGTTGGGACGACCTGGTGCTCGCCGGTGGTGTCGAGTCGATGTCGCGCGTGCCGATGGGCAGCGACGGCGGGGCCTGGGCCTCGGACCCGGCCACCAACTACGACGTGTCCTTCGTGCCGCAGGGCATCGGTGCCGACCTGATCGCCACCATCGAAGGCTTTACCCGTGACGACGTCGACGCTTACGCCGCTCGCTCGCAGGACCGTGCGGCAGCCGCGTGGTCCGGCGGTTACTTCGCCAAGTCCGTTGTGCCGGTCAAGGACCAGAACGGCCTGCTCATCCTGGACCACGACGAGCACATGCGTCCGGGCACCACGGCCGCGGACCTGGGCAAGCTGAAGCCCGCGTTCGAGGGCCTGGCCGCACTCGGCGGCTTCGACGATGTTGCGCGCATCAAGTACCACTACGTCGAGAAGATCAACCACGTGCACACCGGCGGCAACAGCTCGGGCATCGTCGACGGCGCCGCCCTGGTGCTGGTGGGCTCCGAAGAAGCCGGCAAGTCGCAGGGTCTGACCCCGCGTGCCCGTGTCGTGGCGACTGCCACCACCGGTAGCGAGCCGCTGATCATGCTGACCGGACCTACTCCGGCCACCCAGAAGGTGCTCGACCGCGCCGGGCTGACCGTGGACGACATCGATCTGTTCGAGCTGAACGAGGCGTTCGCCTCGGTGGTCCTGAAGTTCCAGAAGGACCTGAACATCCCGGACGAGAAGCTCAACGTCAACGGCGGCGCCATCGCCATGGGCCACCCGCTGGGCGCCACCGGCGCCATGATCACCGGAACCATGGTCGACGAGCTGGAGCGTCGCGGCCTCAAGCGCGCCCTCATCACCCTGTGCGTCGGCGGCGGCATGGGTGTGGCCACCATCATCGAGCGAGTGTAG
- a CDS encoding 3-hydroxyacyl-CoA dehydrogenase NAD-binding domain-containing protein: MSANTIQWEKDADGIVTLTLDDPNGSANVMNDDYKQSMAAAVKRLVEEKDSITGVVVTSAKKTFFAGGDLTKIIQIQPENAQEAFNEVEEIKKDLRTLETFGRPVVAAINGAALGGGLEIALATHHRIAADVKGSQIGLPEVSLGLLPGGGGVTRVTRMLGIQNGFVTVLAQGTRFNPTKAKEVGLIDELVGSVDELIPAAKAWIKANPEAVQRWDVKGYKIPGGTPSTPALAAILPSFPSNLKKQLKGAPMPAPRAILAAAVEGAQVDFDTASRIESRYFTSLTTGQVAKNMTQAFFFDLQTINGGGSRPDGIAKQEIKKIGVLGAGMMGAGIAYVSAKAGYDVVLKDVSLEAAQKGKGYSEKLEEKALSRGKTTAEKSAALLAKITPTADPADLAGVDFVVEAVFENTELKHKVFQEIEDIVEPNALLGSNTSTLPITGLAAGVKRQEDFIGIHFFSPVDKMPLVEIIRGEKTSDEALARVFDYVLAIKKTPIVVNDSRGFFTSRVIGTFVNEAVAMLAEGIEPSTIEQAGSQAGYPAPPLQLSDELNLTLMQKIRKETVEAAKAEGKDLPDDPAGGVIDTLVDAGRPGRLGGAGFYDYVDGKRTELWPGLRTTFNTRSGADAANPPLQDLIDRMLFAEAIETQKCFDEGVLTSTADANIGSIFGIGFPPWTGGVHQYIVGYEGPAGKGKAGFVARAKELAAKYGDRFTPPASLLDA, from the coding sequence ATGAGTGCAAACACAATTCAGTGGGAAAAGGATGCCGACGGCATCGTCACCCTCACCCTGGACGACCCCAACGGTTCGGCCAACGTCATGAACGACGACTACAAGCAGTCGATGGCTGCGGCCGTCAAGCGCCTTGTGGAAGAGAAGGATTCGATCACCGGCGTGGTGGTCACCAGCGCCAAGAAGACCTTCTTCGCCGGTGGTGACCTCACCAAGATCATCCAGATCCAGCCGGAGAACGCCCAGGAGGCTTTCAACGAGGTCGAGGAGATCAAGAAGGACCTGCGCACGCTGGAGACCTTCGGTCGTCCGGTCGTGGCCGCCATCAACGGTGCCGCCCTCGGTGGTGGCCTGGAGATCGCATTGGCCACCCATCACCGGATTGCGGCCGATGTCAAGGGATCTCAGATTGGCCTGCCCGAGGTATCGCTGGGTCTGCTGCCCGGCGGCGGTGGCGTCACCCGCGTGACCCGCATGCTCGGCATCCAGAACGGCTTCGTCACCGTGTTGGCGCAGGGCACCCGGTTCAACCCGACCAAGGCCAAGGAAGTCGGCCTGATCGATGAGCTGGTTGGCTCCGTCGACGAGCTGATCCCCGCCGCCAAGGCGTGGATCAAGGCGAACCCGGAGGCCGTGCAGCGTTGGGATGTCAAGGGATACAAGATCCCCGGTGGCACCCCCTCCACGCCGGCGCTGGCGGCCATCCTGCCGTCGTTCCCGTCGAACCTGAAGAAGCAGCTCAAGGGCGCGCCGATGCCGGCCCCGCGGGCGATCCTGGCCGCCGCGGTCGAGGGTGCCCAGGTGGACTTCGATACGGCCAGCCGTATCGAGAGCCGTTACTTCACCAGCCTGACCACCGGCCAGGTCGCCAAGAACATGACGCAGGCGTTCTTCTTCGACCTGCAGACCATCAACGGCGGCGGGTCACGTCCGGATGGCATCGCCAAGCAGGAGATCAAGAAGATCGGTGTGCTGGGCGCGGGCATGATGGGTGCCGGTATCGCCTACGTCTCGGCCAAGGCCGGTTACGACGTCGTGCTGAAGGACGTCTCGCTCGAGGCGGCCCAGAAGGGCAAGGGCTACTCGGAAAAGCTTGAGGAGAAGGCTCTTTCGCGCGGCAAGACCACCGCGGAGAAGTCGGCTGCGCTGCTGGCCAAGATCACCCCGACCGCAGATCCGGCCGACCTGGCAGGCGTCGACTTCGTGGTCGAGGCGGTCTTCGAGAACACCGAGCTCAAGCACAAGGTGTTCCAGGAGATCGAGGACATCGTCGAGCCCAACGCGCTGCTTGGCTCCAACACCTCCACCCTGCCCATCACCGGGCTGGCCGCGGGTGTGAAGCGCCAGGAGGACTTCATCGGCATCCACTTCTTCTCGCCCGTCGACAAGATGCCGCTGGTGGAGATCATCCGCGGTGAGAAGACCTCGGACGAGGCGCTGGCCCGGGTGTTCGACTACGTGCTGGCCATCAAGAAGACCCCGATCGTCGTCAACGACAGCCGTGGCTTCTTCACCTCGCGCGTCATCGGCACGTTCGTCAACGAGGCCGTCGCGATGCTGGCTGAGGGCATCGAGCCCTCGACCATCGAGCAGGCCGGCAGCCAGGCCGGATACCCGGCGCCGCCGCTGCAGCTGTCGGATGAGCTGAACCTGACGCTCATGCAGAAGATCCGCAAGGAGACCGTCGAGGCGGCCAAGGCCGAGGGCAAGGATCTGCCGGACGATCCGGCGGGCGGTGTCATCGACACCCTGGTGGATGCGGGACGCCCGGGCCGTCTGGGTGGTGCCGGCTTCTACGACTACGTGGACGGCAAGCGCACCGAGCTGTGGCCCGGCCTGCGCACGACGTTCAACACCCGATCGGGTGCTGACGCGGCCAACCCGCCGCTGCAGGACCTCATCGACCGCATGCTGTTCGCGGAGGCCATCGAAACGCAGAAGTGTTTCGACGAGGGCGTGTTGACCTCGACCGCCGATGCCAACATCGGCTCGATCTTCGGCATCGGCTTCCCGCCGTGGACCGGCGGTGTGCACCAGTACATCGTTGGGTACGAGGGCCCCGCAGGTAAGGGCAAGGCTGGATTCGTTGCTCGTGCAAAGGAATTGGCCGCCAAGTACGGCGACCGATTCACCCCGCCTGCGTCGCTGCTGGACGCGTAG
- a CDS encoding condensation domain-containing protein, translated as MVALGTIHDWRPKPGTVISWSASPGARQVAAQAPASMVPPSYQQAQHVRSYRDLARQDREMARLGIGSWDVLGVCDIDAMTAAINAHLRRHDTYHSWFEFDRADNIVRHVIEDPQTIDFVPQDHGLQGPDEIRAHLLRTSGTPLSWDCFTFGVIQRADHFTVYLSVDHLHTDGMSTGILYVEIQLMYASLVHGAALELPAPAGYLDFSARERAHNQSMSLDSFEVQTWLRYARDNGGTLPDFVLPLGDRSVPNVGGMVAAQLLDAEQTVAFEKACERAGVRFSGGVFACTALIDRELTGADVFYGITPYDTRSTAEEQMSVGWYASFIPFVVDMSEDSFARVARSAQKSFDECQPLAKVPFERALELAGPESGLAAPEYVVPMVSFLDARKIPVSAEWDRINGGIYGDSRSSDQVCMWVNRFENETNLTISFPDNAVARESVSRYFDVARRVYQRVAQSQFVS; from the coding sequence ATGGTTGCACTCGGAACGATCCACGATTGGCGCCCCAAGCCGGGAACCGTCATTTCCTGGAGTGCTTCGCCAGGCGCCCGCCAGGTCGCCGCCCAGGCTCCTGCCAGCATGGTGCCGCCCAGCTATCAGCAGGCCCAGCATGTGCGTTCGTACCGGGATCTGGCCCGTCAGGACCGCGAGATGGCCCGTTTGGGAATCGGTTCCTGGGATGTCCTAGGTGTCTGCGATATCGATGCGATGACCGCGGCGATCAACGCACATCTGCGACGGCACGACACCTACCACTCGTGGTTCGAGTTCGACAGGGCCGACAACATCGTCCGGCATGTGATCGAGGATCCGCAGACCATCGACTTCGTGCCGCAGGATCACGGGCTGCAGGGGCCCGACGAGATCCGCGCGCACCTGCTGCGTACCTCGGGTACTCCGCTCTCGTGGGACTGCTTCACGTTCGGGGTGATTCAACGTGCGGATCACTTCACGGTGTACCTGAGCGTTGATCATCTACACACCGACGGCATGTCGACCGGCATCCTGTACGTCGAGATCCAGTTGATGTACGCCAGCCTGGTGCACGGGGCGGCACTGGAACTCCCGGCTCCCGCGGGATATCTGGATTTCTCCGCCCGTGAGCGCGCGCACAACCAGTCCATGAGCCTGGACTCCTTCGAGGTGCAGACCTGGCTCCGGTACGCGCGGGACAACGGGGGCACGCTGCCCGACTTCGTCCTGCCGCTCGGCGACCGATCTGTGCCGAACGTCGGCGGCATGGTCGCGGCCCAGCTGCTCGATGCCGAGCAGACGGTGGCATTCGAAAAGGCTTGCGAACGGGCGGGTGTGCGATTCAGCGGTGGTGTGTTCGCCTGCACCGCACTGATCGACCGCGAGCTCACCGGCGCCGACGTCTTCTACGGCATCACCCCGTACGACACCCGCAGCACCGCCGAGGAGCAGATGTCGGTGGGGTGGTACGCGAGCTTCATTCCCTTCGTGGTGGATATGTCGGAGGACTCTTTCGCGCGGGTCGCGCGATCGGCGCAGAAGTCGTTCGACGAATGCCAGCCGCTGGCCAAGGTTCCGTTTGAGCGCGCGCTGGAGCTCGCCGGTCCTGAGTCGGGGTTGGCCGCCCCCGAATACGTGGTTCCGATGGTGTCTTTCCTGGATGCGCGCAAGATCCCGGTCAGTGCCGAATGGGACCGCATCAATGGCGGAATCTACGGGGACAGCCGTTCTTCCGATCAGGTGTGTATGTGGGTCAACAGGTTTGAGAATGAAACCAACCTGACCATCTCGTTCCCCGACAACGCTGTCGCCCGTGAATCTGTGTCGCGCTATTTCGATGTGGCTCGCAGGGTGTATCAGCGTGTCGCGCAGTCACAGTTCGTTTCCTGA
- a CDS encoding serine hydrolase domain-containing protein, producing MSTSLDVAVNGTSSPDFDNVRRAFALNFLENDELGAAVAIWVDGELVVNLWAGWADEARTRPWTEDTLAPVYSGTKGLMSTCVHMLIERGVLDLHAPVARYWPEFGQAGKESITLAMVLGHRSGVIGPRTRLTPEQAANWDEVCEHIARATPWWEPGTAQGYHMATFGFILGEVVRRTTGKTLGQFLRTEIAEPYGLDVHVGLPHSEHHRCAELVNKPFLRDVFRGAPGEFECMSDHPLAGPLISGDFIPDDEIARKDIAMWRALEFPGTNAHVSALGMATFYNAMALGKLLSHDHMDVVRVSQGGFDPDVVLGPRVANHGWGLGYMLNQRCYAGPNQKTFGHGGSGGSYAFVDLEHRIGYSYVMNQFDVTKADADPRSVRLINELYTTLGVSPAGESL from the coding sequence ATGAGCACAAGCCTTGATGTCGCGGTGAATGGAACCAGCTCACCGGATTTCGACAATGTTCGGCGCGCGTTTGCACTGAATTTCCTGGAGAACGACGAGCTGGGCGCGGCGGTCGCGATCTGGGTCGACGGTGAGCTCGTCGTCAATCTGTGGGCCGGATGGGCCGACGAGGCCCGCACCCGTCCCTGGACCGAGGACACCTTGGCGCCGGTGTATTCGGGCACCAAGGGATTGATGAGCACCTGCGTTCACATGCTGATCGAGCGCGGTGTGCTGGACCTGCATGCGCCGGTCGCGCGGTACTGGCCCGAATTCGGCCAGGCCGGTAAGGAATCCATCACGCTGGCCATGGTGCTCGGGCACCGGTCGGGTGTGATCGGGCCGCGCACCAGGTTGACGCCGGAGCAGGCCGCCAACTGGGACGAAGTGTGCGAGCACATCGCCAGAGCGACACCGTGGTGGGAGCCCGGCACCGCGCAGGGTTACCACATGGCGACGTTCGGGTTCATCCTGGGCGAGGTCGTCCGCCGGACCACGGGTAAGACGCTCGGACAGTTCCTGCGCACCGAGATTGCCGAGCCGTACGGGCTCGACGTACATGTCGGGCTGCCGCACAGCGAGCACCACCGGTGCGCGGAGCTGGTCAACAAGCCGTTCCTGCGTGATGTGTTCCGCGGCGCGCCTGGGGAGTTCGAGTGCATGAGCGACCACCCACTGGCCGGCCCGCTCATCTCGGGCGACTTCATCCCCGATGACGAGATAGCGCGCAAGGACATCGCGATGTGGCGGGCGCTGGAGTTCCCCGGGACTAACGCCCACGTTTCGGCGCTGGGCATGGCGACCTTCTACAACGCGATGGCGCTTGGCAAGTTGCTCAGCCACGATCACATGGATGTGGTGCGGGTGTCGCAGGGCGGGTTCGATCCCGACGTCGTGCTGGGGCCCCGGGTCGCCAACCATGGATGGGGCCTGGGCTACATGCTCAATCAGCGCTGCTATGCCGGTCCTAACCAGAAGACCTTCGGGCACGGCGGATCCGGTGGCTCGTACGCCTTTGTCGACCTCGAGCACCGCATCGGTTACTCGTATGTGATGAACCAGTTCGATGTGACCAAGGCAGATGCCGATCCTCGTAGTGTGCGGCTGATCAATGAGCTCTACACCACGCTGGGGGTGTCGCCGGCGGGAGAGTCGCTGTGA